In one window of Leifsonia sp. NPDC080035 DNA:
- a CDS encoding FAD-dependent oxidoreductase has product MPKILIVGGGYAGFYTAWKLEKQLRKGEAEVTMVDPLPYMTYQPFLPEVAAGSIEPRHAVVAHRRHLNSTNIVTANVTYIDHARKVATIQPLVGEAYEFAYDIVVVTAGAVSRTFPIPGVADQAVGLKTIEEAVYIRDKMLSNFDKAASLPAGPERDRLLTVVVVGGGFAGIEIFAELRSFASSLLKKYPELSFDDTHFHLIEAMGRIMPEVSLPTSHWVIKNLAERGAQIHLETQLTSAVDGHIELSTGESFDTDLIVWTAGVMANPTVVRHTDLPIEERGRLRVRADLRVGTDEEIIEGAWGAGDVSAVPDLTGAGVGGYCVPNAQHAVRQGKLLAKNLIADLRGELPRQYYHKSLGAVAGLGVGIGVLQSGKLAIKGVVGWLAHRGYHGLAMPSWERKWRVIWGWWNNFWLGRDIVSLEAVQTPRAVFEEFASRPKPAVEAAPAEAPKKAPARKKETAEVK; this is encoded by the coding sequence GTGCCCAAAATCCTGATCGTCGGAGGCGGATACGCCGGTTTCTATACCGCGTGGAAGCTCGAGAAGCAGCTCCGCAAGGGCGAGGCAGAGGTCACCATGGTGGACCCGCTGCCGTACATGACCTACCAGCCCTTCCTTCCTGAGGTGGCTGCAGGCTCCATCGAGCCCCGTCACGCGGTCGTCGCGCACCGTCGTCACCTGAACAGCACCAACATCGTCACCGCGAACGTGACGTACATCGACCACGCGCGCAAGGTGGCGACCATCCAGCCGCTCGTCGGCGAGGCGTACGAGTTCGCGTACGACATCGTCGTGGTGACCGCGGGGGCCGTCTCGCGCACGTTCCCGATCCCGGGCGTCGCGGACCAGGCCGTCGGCCTGAAGACCATCGAAGAGGCGGTGTACATCCGCGACAAGATGCTGTCGAACTTCGACAAGGCGGCGAGCCTGCCCGCCGGTCCGGAGCGCGACCGTCTGCTCACGGTCGTGGTCGTCGGCGGTGGCTTCGCCGGCATCGAGATCTTCGCCGAGCTGCGCTCGTTCGCCAGCTCGCTGCTGAAGAAGTACCCCGAGCTGTCCTTCGACGACACGCACTTCCACCTGATCGAGGCCATGGGCCGGATCATGCCGGAGGTGTCGCTGCCGACCAGCCACTGGGTCATCAAGAACCTGGCCGAGCGCGGCGCGCAGATCCACCTGGAGACCCAGCTCACCAGCGCGGTCGACGGGCACATCGAACTCTCCACCGGTGAGTCGTTCGACACCGACCTGATCGTCTGGACCGCCGGTGTCATGGCGAACCCGACGGTGGTCCGTCACACCGACCTCCCGATCGAGGAGCGCGGCCGCCTCCGCGTGCGCGCCGACCTCCGCGTCGGCACCGACGAGGAGATCATCGAGGGCGCCTGGGGCGCCGGCGATGTCTCGGCCGTCCCCGACCTCACCGGCGCCGGCGTCGGCGGCTACTGCGTGCCGAACGCGCAGCACGCCGTCCGCCAGGGCAAGCTGCTCGCGAAGAACCTGATCGCCGACCTGCGCGGCGAGCTGCCGCGCCAGTACTACCACAAGAGCCTCGGCGCGGTCGCCGGCCTCGGCGTCGGCATCGGCGTGCTGCAGTCCGGCAAGCTCGCGATCAAGGGGGTCGTCGGCTGGCTCGCGCATCGCGGCTACCACGGCCTCGCGATGCCGAGCTGGGAGCGCAAGTGGCGCGTGATCTGGGGTTGGTGGAACAACTTCTGGCTCGGCCGCGACATCGTGTCGCTCGAGGCCGTCCAGACGCCGCGTGCGGTGTTCGAGGAGTTCGCCTCCCGTCCGAAGCCGGCGGTCGAGGCCGCTCCGGCCGAGGCGCCGAAGAAGGCTCCGGCCCGCAAGAAAGAGACCGCAGAGGTCAAGTAG
- a CDS encoding S8 family serine peptidase: MQGRRRLSRVRRGIAAFGTALALALAPVTVAHADQVRDLEYWLNDYGFAKAWSTTKGAGVKVAVIDTGVDGSVADLKGAVVGGTDVSGVGAANGQKPLGDGDDADHGTWVASLLAGRGTGANNGVLGAAPEASILTASVALGKAMGPIGSDDQIADAIHWAVDQGATVINMSLTRNTLDWPTSWDEAFQYAFSHDVVVVAAAGNRGSGTSEVGAPATIPGVLTVAGVDRAGKASFDASSQGITIGVSAPSEQLVGASPGGGYVQWAGTSGAAPLVSGAVALVRAAHPELTAPDVINRIIRTARPVAGTVPSPIYGYGLLDAAAAVTADVPHTTSNPMGDLSQWIHIHRRAEATQAPAPGGGASQAAPAPRKLSPERDVRWGMFFWPQWSVLTTLWLPLALFSGFVALVALGGVGAWLHFRRTGSRG, from the coding sequence GTGCAAGGTCGACGCCGGCTGAGCCGGGTCCGCAGGGGGATCGCCGCATTCGGAACGGCGCTGGCGCTCGCGCTGGCGCCGGTCACCGTCGCGCACGCAGACCAGGTGCGCGACCTGGAGTACTGGCTGAACGACTACGGCTTCGCCAAGGCGTGGAGCACGACCAAGGGCGCCGGCGTGAAGGTCGCGGTGATCGACACCGGCGTCGACGGCAGCGTGGCTGACCTCAAGGGAGCCGTCGTCGGCGGCACGGACGTCTCGGGCGTCGGCGCCGCGAACGGGCAGAAGCCGCTCGGCGACGGCGACGACGCGGACCACGGCACCTGGGTCGCCTCCCTCCTCGCAGGTCGGGGCACGGGCGCGAACAACGGCGTGCTGGGCGCGGCGCCGGAGGCGAGCATCCTCACGGCGTCGGTCGCGCTGGGCAAGGCGATGGGCCCCATCGGCAGCGACGACCAGATCGCCGACGCGATCCACTGGGCCGTCGACCAGGGCGCGACCGTCATCAACATGTCGCTCACCCGCAACACGCTGGACTGGCCGACCAGCTGGGATGAGGCCTTCCAGTACGCGTTCTCGCACGACGTCGTCGTGGTCGCCGCGGCGGGCAACCGCGGCAGCGGGACCAGCGAGGTCGGCGCTCCGGCGACCATCCCGGGCGTCCTCACCGTGGCGGGGGTGGATCGCGCCGGCAAGGCGAGCTTCGACGCGTCGTCGCAGGGAATCACGATCGGCGTCTCCGCCCCCAGCGAGCAACTGGTCGGAGCAAGTCCCGGCGGGGGCTACGTGCAGTGGGCGGGGACGAGCGGCGCCGCACCACTCGTCTCGGGCGCGGTCGCGCTGGTACGGGCCGCGCACCCCGAGCTCACCGCCCCGGACGTCATCAACCGCATCATCCGCACGGCCCGGCCGGTGGCCGGCACGGTCCCGAGCCCGATATACGGCTATGGACTACTGGATGCGGCGGCCGCGGTCACTGCAGACGTTCCGCACACCACGTCCAATCCGATGGGCGATCTGAGCCAGTGGATCCATATCCACCGCCGCGCGGAGGCCACCCAGGCCCCCGCTCCGGGAGGCGGAGCATCGCAGGCGGCGCCCGCCCCGCGAAAGCTGAGCCCCGAACGGGATGTACGATGGGGAATGTTCTTCTGGCCGCAATGGAGCGTCCTCACGACCCTCTGGCTCCCGCTGGCTCTGTTCTCCGGTTTCGTGGCCCTCGTCGCCCTCGGCGGCGTGGGTGCGTGGCTGCATTTCAGGCGAACGGGGAGCAGGGGGTAG
- a CDS encoding DUF501 domain-containing protein, which yields MTRPPFDPVTDEDIAVVSEQLGRPARNVVGIAARCVCGRPTVVSTAPRLDDGTPFPTFYYLTHPAATAAMSQLEATQVMGEYNDLLAADEDVRDAYRAAHEQYLADRESIAVVEELSGVSAGGMPTRVKCLHALAAHALAAGPGVNPIGDLALARGGWSPEVCECKVDAG from the coding sequence ATGACCAGACCACCCTTCGACCCCGTGACCGACGAGGACATCGCGGTCGTCAGCGAGCAGCTCGGCCGGCCGGCGCGGAATGTCGTCGGCATCGCCGCGCGCTGCGTGTGCGGGCGCCCCACCGTCGTGTCCACGGCACCGCGCCTGGACGACGGCACGCCGTTCCCGACGTTCTACTACCTCACCCATCCCGCCGCCACCGCGGCCATGTCGCAGCTGGAGGCGACGCAGGTGATGGGGGAGTACAACGACCTGCTCGCCGCCGACGAGGATGTGCGCGACGCCTACCGCGCCGCCCACGAGCAGTACCTGGCCGACCGCGAGTCCATCGCGGTGGTGGAGGAGCTGTCCGGTGTCTCCGCGGGCGGGATGCCCACCCGGGTGAAGTGCCTGCACGCCCTGGCGGCGCACGCCCTCGCCGCGGGGCCCGGCGTGAACCCGATCGGCGACCTCGCGCTCGCGCGCGGCGGCTGGTCGCCCGAGGTGTGCGAGTGCAAGGTCGACGCCGGCTGA
- a CDS encoding septum formation initiator family protein, producing the protein MPKQQTRRVPAAFSEPSGTGRWLRGIHFSAFSLVMMGVLVLAVVILAPTAQSFFAQQQQIADQQKAVDQLAAQVDALKEQRARWNDPSYIRAQARDRLYYVMPGEVSYLVIDDRPPAAKDADAPVSSKLQKTKTDWAHTLFGSFMGAGLTDATPQQLSGTPAPTPTPTSTPGGKR; encoded by the coding sequence ATGCCGAAGCAGCAGACGCGGCGTGTCCCCGCCGCGTTCTCGGAACCGTCCGGCACGGGCCGCTGGCTCCGCGGCATCCACTTCTCGGCGTTCTCGCTCGTGATGATGGGCGTGCTGGTGCTCGCCGTCGTCATCCTCGCGCCCACCGCGCAGTCGTTCTTCGCCCAGCAGCAGCAGATCGCGGACCAGCAGAAGGCGGTCGACCAGCTCGCCGCCCAGGTGGATGCGCTCAAGGAACAGCGCGCCCGCTGGAACGACCCGTCCTACATCCGGGCACAGGCGCGTGACAGGCTCTACTACGTGATGCCGGGCGAGGTGAGCTACCTCGTGATCGACGACCGTCCCCCGGCGGCGAAGGACGCGGACGCCCCGGTCAGCTCCAAGCTGCAGAAGACCAAGACCGACTGGGCCCACACGCTCTTCGGCTCGTTCATGGGCGCAGGGCTCACCGACGCGACGCCGCAGCAGCTGAGCGGCACGCCGGCGCCCACCCCGACCCCCACCTCCACCCCAGGCGGCAAGCGATGA
- the eno gene encoding phosphopyruvate hydratase → MAQIEAVGAREILDSRGNPTVEVEVLLEDGTVSRAAVPSGASTGAFEAYELRDGDKDRYLGKGVEKAVDAVLDEIGPAIEGFEASDQRLVDEAMIELDGTDNKKRLGANAILGVSLAVARAAADSADLPLFRYVGGPNAHVLPVPMMNIINGGAHADTGVDIQEFMVLPIGAETFSEGLRWGVETYHSLKSLLKSKGLNTGLGDEGGFAPELEHNRAALDLISEAIEKAGFTVGSQIALGLDVASTEFFENGVYRFEGQDRSAAEMSAYYQELAANYPLVSIEDPLAEDDWEGWAHLTAELGSKLQLVGDDLFVTNPKRLAQGIQAKAANSILVKVNQIGTLTETLDAVSLAQRSGMTAVLSHRSGETEDTTIADLAVATNAGQIKTGAPARSERVAKYNQVLRIEEELGDAAVYAGRTAFPRFQG, encoded by the coding sequence GTGGCTCAGATCGAAGCTGTAGGCGCTCGCGAGATCCTTGACTCGCGCGGCAACCCGACCGTCGAGGTCGAGGTGCTTCTGGAGGACGGCACCGTCAGCCGTGCCGCCGTCCCGTCCGGCGCGTCCACCGGCGCCTTCGAGGCCTACGAGCTTCGCGACGGCGACAAGGACCGTTACCTGGGCAAGGGCGTCGAGAAGGCCGTCGACGCGGTCCTCGACGAGATCGGCCCGGCCATCGAGGGCTTCGAGGCCAGCGACCAGCGCCTTGTCGACGAGGCGATGATCGAGCTCGACGGCACCGACAACAAGAAGCGCCTCGGCGCCAACGCCATCCTCGGCGTCTCCCTCGCTGTCGCCCGCGCGGCGGCCGACTCCGCCGACCTGCCGCTGTTCCGCTACGTCGGCGGCCCGAACGCACACGTGCTCCCGGTGCCGATGATGAACATCATCAACGGCGGCGCGCACGCCGACACCGGCGTGGACATCCAGGAGTTCATGGTCCTGCCGATCGGTGCGGAGACCTTCTCCGAGGGCCTGCGCTGGGGTGTCGAGACCTACCACTCGCTCAAGTCGCTGCTGAAGTCGAAGGGCCTGAACACCGGCCTCGGCGACGAGGGCGGCTTCGCCCCCGAGCTCGAGCACAACCGCGCCGCTCTGGACCTCATCTCCGAGGCCATCGAGAAGGCCGGCTTCACCGTCGGCTCGCAGATCGCGCTCGGCCTCGACGTCGCCTCCACCGAGTTCTTCGAGAACGGCGTCTACCGCTTCGAGGGCCAGGACCGCAGCGCCGCCGAGATGAGCGCCTACTACCAGGAGCTCGCGGCGAACTACCCGCTCGTCTCCATCGAGGACCCGCTGGCCGAGGACGACTGGGAGGGCTGGGCGCACCTGACCGCCGAGCTCGGCTCCAAGCTGCAGCTCGTCGGCGACGACCTGTTCGTCACCAACCCGAAGCGTCTCGCCCAGGGCATCCAGGCGAAGGCCGCCAACAGCATCCTCGTCAAGGTGAACCAGATCGGCACCCTGACCGAGACGCTGGACGCCGTCTCCCTCGCCCAGCGCAGCGGCATGACCGCCGTGCTCTCGCACCGCTCCGGCGAGACCGAGGACACCACCATCGCCGACCTCGCCGTCGCCACCAACGCCGGCCAGATCAAGACCGGCGCCCCGGCCCGCTCCGAGCGCGTCGCGAAGTACAACCAGGTGCTCCGCATCGAGGAGGAACTGGGCGACGCCGCGGTCTACGCCGGCCGCACCGCGTTCCCGCGCTTCCAGGGCTGA
- a CDS encoding DUF1349 domain-containing protein, which produces MTAARIPWSDGRWTTAPAEARQDGDALLVTAVEGSDAWRTTAYGFVHDTEHALLAPLEPGTAMEVVFTGDFSAEFDQAGMFVRVDEENWTKAGVEFADGALQLGAVVTHRFSDWSVAPVPDWAGQSLTVRISRDGDAIVVRARAGEEPFRLVRIAHLDPAAAAEAGPMVCAPSRAGLTVCFVSWTRGPADASIH; this is translated from the coding sequence GTGACGGCCGCGCGCATCCCGTGGTCCGACGGCCGCTGGACCACGGCTCCGGCCGAGGCGCGGCAGGACGGCGACGCGCTGCTCGTCACCGCCGTCGAGGGCAGTGACGCCTGGCGCACGACCGCCTACGGCTTCGTGCACGACACCGAGCACGCGCTGCTGGCACCTCTCGAGCCCGGCACCGCGATGGAGGTCGTGTTCACCGGCGACTTCTCGGCCGAGTTCGACCAGGCCGGGATGTTCGTCCGCGTGGACGAGGAGAACTGGACCAAGGCGGGCGTGGAGTTCGCCGACGGCGCGCTGCAGCTCGGCGCGGTGGTGACGCACCGCTTCTCGGACTGGTCCGTCGCCCCCGTGCCCGACTGGGCCGGACAGTCCCTGACGGTGCGGATCAGCCGCGACGGCGACGCGATCGTGGTGCGTGCGAGGGCGGGGGAGGAGCCGTTCCGGCTCGTCCGCATCGCCCACCTCGACCCCGCGGCGGCCGCGGAGGCCGGCCCGATGGTGTGCGCGCCGAGCCGCGCGGGCCTCACCGTGTGCTTCGTGTCGTGGACGCGCGGCCCGGCCGACGCCTCCATCCACTAG
- the hisS gene encoding histidine--tRNA ligase, which yields MASPITPPRGMRDFLPADKARREHALGVIRRSFAAHGFDEIETPVVEDVARLHSGLGGDNEKLAFSVLKRGLSGDDLRAAIESGDTLALCDLGLRFDLTVPLARFYATHRAELPPVFRSIQIAPVWRAERPQKGRYRQFVQCDIDIIGDGSQLAEVELITATAATLEALGLKDCTIRINDRRILNGLLEYCGFAEDRWPQVLISVDKLDKIGAEGVVAELSEGGADSAAVLGGVLAGLEPHLADGGVELTVEAISGILPEGMDGDAIAALEALAHALDTLPEGVRLRFDPTLVRGMGYYTGTIFEIAHPGSGSSVGGGGRYDGMIGRFLGTDVPAAGFSIGFERVVDLIEVPDDAAADSVVLVHDPAVPLDRLMAIKSELVASGRRVRLDRRAKNLKAVLDRAAAAGYHSFAFVNADTADAAALEIKALS from the coding sequence ATGGCTTCTCCGATCACACCGCCCCGCGGCATGCGCGACTTCCTCCCCGCCGACAAGGCCAGGCGGGAGCATGCGCTCGGTGTCATCCGGCGCAGCTTCGCGGCGCACGGGTTCGACGAGATCGAGACCCCGGTGGTCGAGGACGTCGCCCGCCTGCACTCGGGCCTCGGCGGCGACAACGAGAAGCTCGCCTTCAGTGTGCTCAAGCGCGGCCTCAGCGGCGACGACTTGCGCGCGGCCATCGAGTCGGGGGACACCCTGGCGCTGTGCGACCTCGGGCTGCGCTTCGACCTGACCGTCCCGCTGGCCCGCTTCTACGCCACCCACCGCGCGGAGCTTCCGCCGGTGTTCCGGTCCATCCAGATCGCCCCGGTCTGGCGTGCCGAGCGTCCGCAGAAGGGCCGGTACCGCCAGTTCGTCCAGTGCGACATCGACATCATCGGCGACGGCTCGCAGCTGGCAGAGGTGGAGCTGATCACCGCCACCGCCGCGACGCTGGAGGCGCTGGGTCTCAAGGACTGCACCATCCGCATCAACGACCGCCGCATCCTGAACGGACTGCTCGAGTACTGCGGCTTCGCGGAGGACCGCTGGCCGCAGGTGCTGATCTCCGTCGACAAGCTCGACAAGATCGGCGCCGAGGGGGTCGTCGCCGAGCTGAGCGAGGGCGGGGCTGACTCCGCGGCCGTGCTCGGCGGCGTGCTCGCGGGCCTGGAGCCGCACCTCGCCGACGGCGGCGTCGAGCTGACCGTCGAGGCGATCTCCGGCATCCTGCCCGAGGGGATGGACGGCGACGCGATCGCGGCCCTGGAGGCGCTCGCACACGCGCTCGACACCCTCCCGGAGGGCGTCCGGCTGCGCTTCGACCCGACGCTCGTGCGCGGGATGGGCTACTACACCGGCACGATCTTCGAGATCGCGCACCCCGGCTCCGGCAGCTCGGTCGGCGGCGGCGGGCGCTACGACGGGATGATCGGCCGCTTCCTCGGCACCGACGTCCCGGCGGCGGGCTTCTCCATCGGCTTCGAGCGGGTCGTCGACCTGATCGAGGTCCCGGACGACGCCGCGGCGGACTCCGTCGTGCTCGTCCACGATCCCGCCGTGCCGCTCGACCGGCTGATGGCGATCAAGTCCGAGCTCGTCGCCTCCGGCCGCCGCGTGCGGTTGGACCGCCGCGCCAAGAACCTGAAGGCCGTGCTCGACCGCGCGGCCGCCGCGGGTTACCACTCCTTCGCGTTCGTGAACGCGGACACCGCCGACGCGGCCGCCCTCGAGATCAAGGCGCTGTCGTGA
- a CDS encoding ABC transporter ATP-binding protein, translating into MTVAHELAARDLTLAYEGRVVVDGLDLDLPPGRVTAIVGPNACGKSTLLRGLSRLLAPASGTVLLDGTDIHTLPTKQVATRLGLLPQTPTAPDGITVADLVSRGRYPHQGWFRRWTADDDAAVAEAMTATGITELAERAIDELSGGQRQRVWIAMALAQQTDILLLDEPTTFLDISHQIDVLDLLLDLNAARGTTVVMVLHDLNLAARYADHLVAMRGGEIVAAGDPSTVVTAGLVRDVFGVESVIADDPVTGTPLVVPLGRHHTPGS; encoded by the coding sequence ATGACTGTTGCGCACGAGCTCGCCGCCCGCGACCTGACCCTCGCCTATGAGGGCAGGGTCGTCGTCGACGGCCTGGATCTCGACCTGCCGCCCGGCCGGGTCACCGCGATCGTCGGGCCGAACGCCTGCGGCAAGTCGACGCTGCTGCGCGGGCTGTCCCGGCTGCTCGCCCCCGCGTCCGGCACGGTCCTGCTGGACGGGACGGACATCCACACGCTTCCGACCAAGCAGGTCGCCACCCGCCTGGGGCTGCTCCCGCAGACGCCCACCGCGCCCGACGGGATCACCGTCGCCGACCTCGTCTCGCGCGGCCGGTATCCGCACCAGGGCTGGTTCCGGCGCTGGACCGCGGACGACGACGCGGCCGTCGCCGAGGCGATGACCGCCACCGGCATCACGGAGCTCGCGGAGCGCGCCATCGACGAACTCTCCGGCGGCCAGCGGCAGCGCGTGTGGATCGCGATGGCGCTAGCGCAGCAGACCGACATCCTGCTTCTGGACGAGCCGACGACGTTCCTCGACATCAGCCATCAGATCGACGTGCTCGACCTGCTCCTCGACCTGAACGCCGCGCGCGGCACCACGGTGGTCATGGTGCTGCACGACCTGAACCTCGCCGCCCGCTACGCCGACCACCTGGTCGCGATGCGCGGCGGGGAGATCGTGGCCGCGGGCGACCCGTCGACGGTCGTGACGGCGGGACTGGTGCGCGACGTGTTCGGCGTCGAGTCCGTGATCGCCGACGACCCGGTCACCGGCACGCCGCTCGTCGTCCCGCTCGGCCGGCACCACACACCCGGCTCCTGA
- a CDS encoding iron chelate uptake ABC transporter family permease subunit, which translates to MTAAAPDGAGAVRERASRAVADDRRRRASRAVRVAVVLGLLVVLLSGFSLTLGAAGVAPQDVLAALIGRADRLTSFVILELRLPRLVAAALVGACLGLSGALIQSVARNPLASPDIIGITASASAAGSVALVWFGLTGLALSGVVLAGTLIAAVLIYLLAWRNGVSGYRFVLVGIGFAAVCSGFVSYVLTTADLTDVQQALVWITGSLNSVDPVALLVLGVAAVVLVPCALGLGRSLGALGLGDDVAAGIGVRPERTRILVVGVAVALAAVAVSVGGPISFVAFLSAPIARRLVGRGSLALVSSALVGALVLVASDIVAQFAIPDVVLPVGVVTGIVGAPYLLWLLTRTNRIGRGG; encoded by the coding sequence GTGACCGCGGCCGCGCCGGACGGTGCCGGCGCCGTGCGGGAGCGCGCGAGCCGCGCGGTCGCCGACGACCGCCGGCGGCGCGCATCCCGGGCGGTGCGGGTCGCCGTCGTGCTCGGGCTGCTCGTTGTGCTGCTCTCCGGGTTCTCGCTGACCCTCGGCGCGGCGGGTGTGGCGCCGCAGGACGTCCTGGCCGCGCTGATCGGGCGCGCCGACCGCCTCACCTCGTTCGTGATCCTGGAGCTCCGGCTGCCCCGGCTCGTGGCCGCCGCCCTGGTCGGGGCGTGCCTCGGGCTCTCCGGTGCGCTCATCCAGTCGGTCGCGCGCAACCCGCTGGCGAGCCCGGACATCATCGGCATCACCGCCAGCGCGAGCGCGGCGGGCTCGGTCGCGCTGGTCTGGTTCGGCCTGACCGGCCTGGCGCTCTCCGGGGTCGTGCTCGCCGGCACACTGATCGCGGCCGTGCTCATCTACCTGCTCGCGTGGCGGAACGGTGTGAGCGGGTACCGCTTCGTCCTCGTCGGCATCGGCTTCGCGGCCGTCTGCTCCGGGTTCGTCTCGTACGTGCTCACCACCGCCGACCTCACCGACGTGCAGCAGGCGCTCGTCTGGATCACCGGGAGCCTGAACAGCGTGGATCCCGTCGCCCTCCTGGTCCTCGGGGTCGCCGCCGTCGTCCTCGTCCCGTGCGCACTCGGGCTCGGCCGCTCGCTCGGCGCGCTCGGCCTCGGCGACGACGTCGCCGCAGGGATCGGCGTGCGGCCGGAGCGCACGCGCATCCTCGTCGTCGGGGTGGCGGTGGCGCTGGCCGCGGTGGCCGTGTCCGTCGGCGGGCCGATCTCGTTCGTGGCGTTCCTGTCCGCGCCGATCGCGCGGCGGCTCGTCGGGCGCGGCTCGCTCGCGCTGGTGTCGTCGGCGCTCGTCGGCGCGCTCGTGCTGGTGGCCTCGGACATCGTCGCGCAGTTCGCCATCCCGGACGTCGTGCTGCCCGTCGGTGTCGTCACCGGCATCGTCGGGGCGCCCTACCTGCTGTGGCTACTCACCAGGACCAACCGAATCGGCCGGGGAGGCTGA